The DNA window AATGATCTTATCACCCGAAACACAGAAAAAGCCAAAaggtacttttaaaattaatgggATGAAATTTCTTCtaaattatgatgctattaatgaGAAGTTGCTTATTTTGTTtacaactcttaaatttggtcaaaTAACTGTGCTTATTGAATAAAATACTTTCTTCAAAATACGCCCTTTTGTTCAAGGTAGGTTGTGTtctctttgaaaaattaaaaaagtggccagatgtggtggctcaagcctgtaatcccagcaaggcagaggcagaaggatcgcaggttcaaggccatcctcagcaacttagagaggccctgtctcaaaaaaaaaaaagtggggtggGGTGGTCAGTGACTCAGTGGTAAGAGTTCCCCTGAGTAAAATTCCTAGTAACTacaacaaatttatttttaaaaagtggcattGTCTGTTTTCAGGTTATGACctcaattgtttttatttaatagtttaatAGAAGAAGGAGGAGACTGGGACAGAAGGAACCGCCTGAAGGTTTACCAGGGTCTCTACTGTGTGGCCATTAGAGATTTTAAACAGGCAGCTGAGCTCTTTCTTGACACCGTCTCGACGTTTACCTCCTATGAGCTCATGGATTACAAGACGTTTGTGACTTACACTGTCTACGTCAGCATGATTGCCTTAGAGAGACCAGACCTCAGGGAGAAGGTGATGACTGACCCTGTACTACTGTAAAGGACCACTCCATGCTTCTCTAAGTACACAAAGTCATTAAAGCataagctttattttttttaatacccaGGTCATTAAAGGAGCAGAGATCCTTGAAGTGTTGCACAGTCTTCCAGCAGTTCGGCAGTACCTCTTTTCTCTTTACGAATGTCGTTACTCCGTTTTCTTCCAATCTTTAGGTAAGGAGAGAGTGGCCATTTTGATGATCTGTCTTTATCCTCTGATCCTGTGTACAAATAACCAAAGATGATTTTTCacatacctggaagatatagtgtGTAGATAACCGCAGGTTTTTGATCGATATGGCTCATTTTCTGCCAGTTTTGTTGAGAGGAAGGTTAGGTAGCAAGCTGTAGTCCATTTTTAAGACTACATTTGTAGGCCAGGAAGTAacaatgatttttatatttttaaagtgttgtttaaaagaatagaaaaagaggTCCATGTATTacaggtgacacacacctgtaatcctatctattcagaggctgaggcaggggaattacaagtttgagaccagcctgggcaacttaagggagaccatgtctcaaaatgaaaatgaaaagggcgtgtgtgtgtgtgtgtgtgtgtgagtgtgtctgtgtctctcGGTGGTACTGCCAGAACACGCAGAAGAGTATCTGATGGAGAACTGTGTGGCTTGCAAACCTAAAAATACTTAACCTTCTCTGGCCCTTTGACAAGGAAGTTCACCATGCCCTTAGAGGCTAacggggtggtggtgggggggggtaaTAAGTTAAGGGTGAAGAAAGGATTATAAGGGTTGACTGATGAGGAAAGAGTTGAGGGAATATGGAGTGTCTTTGGGTTGAGGTCAGCTGAGCCTGGACTTCACTGataggttgtttttttgtttttgtttttgttttttgcagtaATTAAGGCTTTGTGCTGATCTGCATGTCATTTTCAGAGGTTGTGGGCTGAGAACCTAATCTGTGGGAAATATCTGTGATTCTTCAAAGCTACACTACAGATGTCCGGCCCACACAAATTTGCTTTCTCCTCCAGTCCCCTTTTCTCCCTGGCCATTTGGTTTCTAATGACTACCGAACTAATGACAGAAGAATTAGCTTGCAAATGATTTTGCTAAAACAGCAAAATTTAGCATTGATGTAGTCTCTTGTTTATGCTGCAGACTTCAGAAAGTGCCTGTCTAAATGTATCACATTCATGAAAAATGGGAAAGGGTGGGGGGACTTCAAATGATTGTTCTGTTTTTGCCCCGGGGTTTGGCCAGATTTATGGAGCACTTTGTCTGTGTTCGAGGGGCCCATCTCATGTAACACAGGCACAGGGCCATCTTGCATGAGTTACTGCCCCCTTGGCCTTACCCCTTCTTCATATGTACACATGGTTGTAATGCAGAGTTGCTCTTTTTTGTGCTTGGGGGTCTCTAGAGCCTTTCCTGAGTCAGAACAAACTCATTACTTCTCTCATTCCTGGAATTACAAATTAAAAGATACAATTCCCATATCATAAAATTGACCATTTTAAGGTGTCCTATGCAGACAGGGTAGTGCAGCCATTGACAGATTCCCATTAGGAAGCCTGAACTCATTAGCAGTCAGTTCTCCCCCGTAGCCACCTCTGTCTACTTTGTGTTTATAAAtgtctattctggacatttcacgTAAGTGGAATCAGGATAAGTGTCTTGTGCCCGAAGACTTTGACTTAGCTTAATACACTCacagttcatccatgttgtagcatggattccttcattttcttttatggtCAAGTGATAGTCTGTTGTATAAATATGCcacattttatccattcattagtcAGCAGACGTCTACACTGTTTCCACTTTTTGGCTACTATAAATAATGCTAGTGAGCACTTGTGTACAAGTTTTTTgtggctgtttttctttcttaggtATATACCTGGGAGTCTGGAATTGCCAGGTCATATGGTGATCTAATTTTTAAAGGGAGTACcaaattattttccaaaggagTTGTACCACTTGACATTCCCACCAGAACTTGTGGGTACTGTGGGAATTCAGTACCTGTGTCTCTCTTTGATCATGGACATCCTAGTGGGTGTGAGATGGGACCTCACCGTGATTTTACTTTGCAGTTCTCTGAAGACTGGTTATGCTGAGCATGTTTTCATTTGCTCATTTCCACGTACATAAGTAGTTAGAGCCTAGCACACCGTTTCATCATGGTTTCTTAGATTGTAGAATTTTTGGGAGCAGACCTcctatttttttcccttcctgtCCCCGACACCAGCATGGTGCTGGCACACTTACCTAGGGCTTGATGTAAGTGCTGCATTAGTGAGAACAGTGATTGAAGGGGGTTTCATGCTGGTGTGATGAGATTGGTGGCTTGGGAGCTGTGGAGATGTTTAAGGCATTAACCCCTCCCACCTCCCCATCCTTGCCAGTTGTCCACCTTGTTCAAGGCTCAAGCGTCCGTCTTTTCTCTGGGTCACTTCCATATCTGTAGCAGATGCTTGTATTCTGAAGTTTGTCCTTTCTGTTCCTGGGTCGAGCTGTACTTATCCTGCCCTGGGATCTTCCCTTATTTGCATTGCTCTGTTCTTTGCTGTCTGTAGCCAGCTTAGCAGAGCCATCTTCCTGTCCACCCCATTCGTGGAGGGCTTCATCCCACTGTCTTTTGAGACTATTGCGTTCCTCTATTTCTACACTTGCAAACTTTGCTTTCCTGCCATATCATCtgtaaatattcaaaaaaataagTTGTATTTGTATGGACTGCTCGTTAACATCATGTGTATGgtttactgctttttttttttaagttgtcaatggaccttaatttacttatttatatatggtgctggggatcgaacctagggcctcacacctgccaggcaagtgctctaccactgagccacagctccagcccctcCTTTTTTGGTTTTTAAAGCTGAGTTTTAAGAGCTCTTTCAAGTTCTTATAAATCACTTTTCATTAAACCTTTATAGGGCGTTAAGACCATTTACATTTCTGACAGTAGGGGTTCATCAATCTTTCCCTTTACTGCTTCTGCTTTGTTACTTTTAAAATGTCCAATTTATACTGCTTTCTGGTCTTTTTTTATGTCACAAATTTTTCTTAAGGGTATAATAAGTTCCCTATAGTTACTTTGTCAGTCTGTGGACACATTCCTTTAGAAACTGGGTTCTTTTTAATAGGTGATGTCAGATAGCCAAGTGCCACATGACTGATGTGCCTGGAGCTGGCCTCAACTTGGTCACAGCTGCTGttgaggtggtgtggaagggcagAGAGAAATTCTCtacctgactaaatctctctcttGGACTCAAGAATTGTTTTAGATTTTAATCCCTTAAGATGGAAGGTGGAATTAGATAATTTATCATCTTATTCATTGCAGCGGTTGTGGAACAGGAAATGAAAAAGGATTGGCTTTTTGCTCCTCATTATCGATACTATGTAAGAGAAATGAGAATTCACGCCTACAGCCAGCTGCTGGAATCCTACAGGTCCTTAACCCTGGGCTACATGGCAGAAGCATTTGGTGTCGGAGTGGAATTCATTGATCAGTAAGTTTAGCACTGTGTTAGTTTTACAATTGCCTTCTAATGTGAGTTTCTACATTGCCTATGGGTATTATGTtttgagggaaaaaaatacaCATCAAGAGTTTGATTCTaaatatcaaaacacatctgtCATCTCTTCCTTCCTTAGTCCTCCCTTCTTGTTGATACACAGGAAGAGCGAGGTGCAGAGAAGTGGTCACTAAAGTTGCCATGATCCTTTGTTCCTCTGACAGCCACGCACAGCTAATGTTTTACCTTAGGTTTCTGTATTTACATTTGGTCCTAATTCTGGCCAAACTAGTGGTTGAACTTAGGACTTTTAGTATTTGAATAAGACAGTGATTCAAATAGACCTCGGTGTGTGCTTGGTATTGATAGAGATGAGAAAGTGTTCTAGTGCCCTCGGGACTATATCTACATGTGGCAGGCCTGAGAGGGGAGGGTTTGCTTTGAGATATGATTGACAGTTAGCCCCTTGGAGTTCTAGATGCAGAGAAGGGGACAAGCTTGGATATCCTAGGAACAGAAAAAGCCAGGGGGACTCAGCACCGTTGGGGAATGGTGGTCGAGTGTGGCACTGAGGTCAGTGAGTTAGGCAGCGGGTGTTTGTGTGTGGGGTCGTCCTTGTTTTCCAGCTGGGAGGCTGCGGCAGGACTTCCTTGCTCTGAGTGTATGTGATGGCCATGTGCTATCATGGCTTCCGATACAGGTCCTTAAGTCATATATAGTTTTCAGTGGTTCACGATGACAAAATGAgggtgtgtttcatttaaataagACCATTTTCTTTGTAATCTATCAttttatttgctgttattttttaACCATGTCAGAGCAAGTTTCAGACACTAATAGATCAGTATTTGTTTTGAGATGCAGTGCACAGCTAGACCTAATCCAAAGCCCTGTTGTCtttccctcattttcttcctttgaaagaaagaaaagcagtgATAGTAATCTTGTTTTTAAATGCTGGTGTCCTTGGTTTTGTTGCATATTGAATTCCGAATTTGGTAATCATGGCCCAGAAAACTGTTTACTGGGCTGGACCCCATAAATGGGTTTTCTgagttgggggaaggaggtggctgctTCTTCCAGCTCTGCAGCTGAgcagctgtgtggccttggacaGTGCCTTAAACTTCACTAGTGGTGGCAGTGGGAGGCTCAGGCGGAGGAGGAGACGCACGGAAGCCACAGTTTTGATGTCCAGTGAATTCAAGGCAGCTGGTCCATTTCCTCCGGGAAGGGACTATCTCAGTACAGGCTGTTGCAGATCATGGGCTTTGTCTGAAACAGTGTAATAGTTGAATCATTTCTTCTCCAGGTCCTTTAAAGACTTGGTATGAATGGCTTCACTGTTGGACACCTGTGTCCCATTACTGTAAACTTCTAGAGTTGTCTGTGTAGATGATAAATCCAACAGTACACCAGGGACATCTCAAAAGTACAGCATATGCAATAATAGCTCAGGCTAGAAGGAAGACTAAGGGTTACTTGAAAGAACACTGAATATGAGTTTCAAAGCATTCTGCAAGTACATTTCTTTCTAAGGCTAATGCTGGTTTTcctttctttcaattagggaactGTCCAGATTTATTGCCGCTGGGAGACTACACTGCAAAATTGATAAAGTGAATGAAATAGTGGAGACCAACAGGTACTGTTTTGTGCATAGAATAAGGGGTATTTGCAAGTGGCTTAGAAATGTAGGTCAGTGATTGTCATGGAGAAATGTGGCTGGTAAATAATTCACTTTCTTCCTGTATTTATTTATAGACCTGATAGCAAGAACTGGCAGTACCAAGAAACTATCAAGAAAGGAGATCTGCTACTAAACAGAGTTCAGAAACTTTCCAGAGTAATTAATATGTAAAGTCATTTGAACAAAGGATTTTCTTCTGAGTAATTGGAATTTTTATAGCTTATTTCACTATGTGCCCAGTTCACCTTATAAAATAAATACTACATTGttgtttcactttttttcttaaaCATACTTGCCTTTAAGGATGGTAGTCGTATAATGATAATGTCACTTGAATTATTCATTAATGAAAAATGTTTTGTCATTTGAACGAGTGCTGTTCAAGGTATGATGGTCACAGTCAGAGGCGTAGGACCCAGGACTCGTCAGTACGGTAAGGACCTCCTGATTCTGGAGAGAAAACACTGTTACCCTCTTAGTATAATGGAACATACATGTTTTCATGTAtgctttccctcacaaacaagtaaCCATGTAACACAAGAAGCTACCTCATTAGCAAGCTGGCAACCTAGATTCTAGAACACACCTTACAGAGCATAGATTGTAAGGAATCTTGTGCGTATATTAGCAAAATGAATCTCCCCCCAAAACAGTGACAGCAGTGGGGGGAATCAGAACAGCTCCTTCTCTGTCTTCCAACTATGAGCTCTGAGTCAGGTGGGGTAAGAGCTATGTAGATGGGGATGCAGTGGGATAGGGTATGAAGAGGACATTTTAAACAGGGTGTCATAGAAGGCCTCTGTAAGGTGACATTTCCGTGAAAACCAGGGAGAGAGCATGTGGGTACCTTGGGAAACCACCAGCAAGTCACTGGAGGTTTTAAGCAGAGAAATCAGAGAAATGACCTTACTTACCTTTCAAACTGTCACTGTAGCAATCAGCTGGAGGCGACACTGGGTGGGACGGGGAGTGGATGGTGGCAGTGGCCCAATTGCTGAAAGTAAAATGGCAGGAGGGCAGGTGAGAAaacaaatcagggagatcggaggCTGTTTGCTTAGGTTAAAGGCGACTCTTGGCCGTGAGTTTTGGCATCTCACAGGGAAGAGAAAGAGGTTTCGTTGTTGCTTTGGAGCATGCTTTTTTGGTCGATGGGAATGATCCACTAACATTAGAGAAAATGTGATCTTATTTGAAACTAACTCCAACATTCTCATAATCAACAAAACTCTTCTGTAAAccagatgataaaataaaaaacctaCCACGACAAGATACTAATGGCAAAATATCAGAAGCATTATCTTACAGGTTGAGACAGTGGTTGCCATCAGATTATCACAGGAGAGATGGTGGGGCTGTGAATGGAGGTGGACAGGAGGCTTTCAGTTGGATGCCTAAAGCATTTAAGAATACCCGCCTATAGGTTTCAAAATGATCCATAAAACCTTAATTTTGTGAACAAACTGAACGTTAAGTGTCCATACAAGATCCTGCAATTCATCAAATGCAGTCTGTTAAATCCAGCAAATTGTCATTGAGAACTTACTGTGCTCCTTGTCTCCCTTTAAAGTTAGAACAGTTatgagctgtgtgtgtgtgatcctagctactcagaaggctgaggcaggaggaccacaagtttgaggccagcctcagtaatttttagtaaaatcctgtctcaaaaagcgcccaggatgtagctcagtggtagagcacttgcctaccgttcactccccagtattgcaaataaataaaatgagcagAATTCTACTTTTTAGCCAACTGACTCCTTACAGTTCATGCTAGAGGAAAAATAAGATCAAATtgccagtttttaaaaaatagtctttCCCTCAACTCCCTCTAGTGAAACGACACAGCCTGATGTGATCATACAGCAACTGTGGCTTTTCTGCTGAGAGTCCCTGTGGCCTTAGAGGAAAGTGGCCAGAACGTCTGTTCTCCTCCTTCCTTAAAATGTGCTtggttttcttcttccttttaccATTTTAGCCCATCTGCCTAAAATTAGTAGGTGAGGATGACTGGAGGGAGATGCGGAAAGGGACAAAGTTGTACTTCCTCCCCATGGGGGACGGACACTGAGAACTCTGAGCCTGGGACCAAGGAAGCAGATAGTGCCGCTGGGGGAGGGAGTGTTTCTGTCATGAAAAGTAATATACGCTCGTTTCAAGTGGAACTGCTTTGAAATGGTCCCCTACAGAGATGACCACTGCTAACGTTCTGAAGAATATCCTCTGTGCTCATCAAGGTTTTAGTGCAGAATTGCAGCCCTTGTCACCCACCGTTCAGGAGTTTCTCTCTCCATTACAGGTCTCAGTGGCACCCCGGTATACCTCAGAATACTGATTTGGAGGTGAAAATAagagagagacttttttttttgatatttattttttttttgagagagacttttttttttgatatttatttttagttttcggtggacacatctttattttatttttatgtggtgctgaggatcgaacccagcgcccctgtgcatgccaggagagcatgtTACCactttgaaccacatccccagccccaaacaacTCTAATTTTAAGTGAGGCTGTGAGATTGGGAGAAACTGCCTCTCTCTAGGCCCAGCCCACACGGCGATGAGCAGGGAGGTGCTTCACCTGTGTCTGTCAAATGGGCCCCAATCAGGCTCACTCAAGCCTTGCTTAAGTGACCTCAGACAATATAAAGTAAAAGATAAAGCCCCTGGGACATGAGTAGATGACTGAATAGGGTCATCTATGCCAGTGTGACAGACTTGGGTACAGAAAGATGTTGTTAACCAACTTGGGTTTGCTCAGAAGGGGAGACGACACAGCATGGGGACTTCCAACCTGGCCTTTCTGCCTTCAGCCAATTCATTTAAACAGTGCTGCCTATCCAGACAATGTCAGGTCCACGACTGTGCTTTCCCCGAAAACCTGGAGGCAGAGGCACAGCTTCCTGATGccacagaattgcaaaacaaaaaacaccaaacGTTTATGGCCACCATCTAAGTGAGTTAAAAAACTATTTCCAGTTTCTCTGGAAAAATGGGTAGATGAGGCTCACTGTGGACCTGCACTCCCTACAGCTGAGCGTGATGGGAGCATGCTCTCCAGCAGGCCCCTCTACCTGCCTGGGAGCCACGGACGGGACCCCTGCCTGgcccctggtggcactggagcttGCCACCCTGCCCTGCTCCTCATACTGTGCACTTGAAGGTGAAGGTCGGCAGCCCCAGCATCTGCTGGTTAGGAGACTCTATAGCCAAATTAACCTGCATCTCACCTCTGGTAGCTTCAAGTTTTGAAGCTTGTTTTATCAAAGTCCTAATTTTCTGGTTTTAGACAAAAAGGGCACCTTACCATATGGAAATGAGATTACCATCAAATGATAGTTTGATCTGCTGAGTGACACAGAGCTAGCACAATCATACTTAGTTCCTTTTTAATACTGGTGAgtattttcttttgaaattggAAGATTGATCTCACCACTTCTATCAACCCTGGGTGTAGTCATTATGAAATCCAATCGGAGGGATGAACTGTGTGATTATTTTTTAAGGCAATAATGCTAGTTTCTCTCACCTTAATAAAATGTGATTATCCACCAAATCTACCAGTCCAGATAGCCATCTATATCAGAAATAACAGctttagtttaatttttttaatatgtatttttaaactgtCCCTGTGAAGATTGGGTTTAAGAAATAAAATGGGGGCTAtgactcagtggcaaagtgtccttagcactgcataaaagtaaacaaaataaggCCCACTGTCCATCTTCTaactaccaaaaagaaaaaggaaaaatgaccAATTTGCCAGTGAATGACTGACCTTCATTACAGCAGAGACTCCATCGGCCTTCCTCTCCTGGGCTTCCCTGGGGGAAGTGACATTTAGCCCAACTGCCAGTAGGTG is part of the Callospermophilus lateralis isolate mCalLat2 chromosome 1, mCalLat2.hap1, whole genome shotgun sequence genome and encodes:
- the Psmd6 gene encoding 26S proteasome non-ATPase regulatory subunit 6, translating into MPLENLEEEGLPKNPDLRIAQLRFLLSLPEHRGDAAVREELMAAVRDNNMAPYYEALCKSLDWQMDMDLLNKMKKANEEELKRLDEELEDAEKNLGESEIRDAMMAKAEYLCRIGDKEGALTAFRKTYDKTVALGHRLDIVFYLLRIGLFYMDNDLITRNTEKAKSLIEEGGDWDRRNRLKVYQGLYCVAIRDFKQAAELFLDTVSTFTSYELMDYKTFVTYTVYVSMIALERPDLREKVIKGAEILEVLHSLPAVRQYLFSLYECRYSVFFQSLAVVEQEMKKDWLFAPHYRYYVREMRIHAYSQLLESYRSLTLGYMAEAFGVGVEFIDQELSRFIAAGRLHCKIDKVNEIVETNRPDSKNWQYQETIKKGDLLLNRVQKLSRVINM